In Haematobia irritans isolate KBUSLIRL chromosome 1, ASM5000362v1, whole genome shotgun sequence, a genomic segment contains:
- the LOC142221374 gene encoding uncharacterized protein LOC142221374, with translation MVNQCVVCGRNHPLKYCFKFRRMFFRERYEVVLSSGLCLNCFHTSHKRSDCPSPNRCEVCGNRHHSMIHNRDDIFFEPEAPTKTLRFGAVREIAEKCGLLSLCDISKFDPADLDDSDDNDAPLATKADDTTELIESAQDSASLAAQSISGFLKIESARTSAHLAEPQQNRRSLAEKVENEDPIAPKPKAAPSVSTRVKTPERPPYPDSYARWAVTDPKIRHPEHFGACYVAPVVLCDLCVGKKIKSVTLLINPNVPKSHLLYDKVSCLPYVTKFQKNTANGHFKVRTRIGEVLDHWFIIVDKLQKYPPPARDVNITTWISDKSTLAHPTPHLYKPIAGVIGNDLWATIQRGPPRCFYRCPSMTAQESSFGITLKGNFFRYIGPGPEPVFL, from the coding sequence ATGGTTAACCAATGCGTTGTTTGCGGCCGAAACCATCCTCTGAAGTATTGCTTCAAGTTCCGTAGAATGTTTTTTAGAGAACGCTACGAAGTTGTTTTATCCAGTGGACTCTGCCTGAATTGTTTTCATACTTCCCATAAGAGATCTGATTGTCCATCTCCAAATAGATGTGAAGTTTGTGGGAACCGTCATCACTCAATGATTCATAATCGTGATGATATCTTTTTTGAGCCCGAAGCACCAACTAAGACCCTCCGGTTTGGTGCAGTGCGGGAAATCGCTGAGAAATGTGGTTTGCTAAGTCTTTGTGATATATCAAAATTCGATCCCGCGGACTTGGATGACTCTGATGACAATGATGCCCCCTTGGCCACAAAAGCAGATGATACGACTGAACTGATTGAAAGCGCTCAAGATAGCGCCTCCTTGGCAGCTCAATCGATTTctggatttttgaaaattgaaagcgCTCGAACTAGCGCCCACCTGGCAGAACCTCAACAAAATCGACGATCTCTAGCAGAAAAGGTAGAAAATGAAGACCCTATCGCACCCAAGCCGAAGGCAGCCCCTTCTGTCTCCACCAGAGTGAAGACTCCAGAGCGACCACCGTATCCTGATTCATATGCTCGTTGGGCCGTCACTGACCCAAAAATAAGACATCCGGAGCATTTTGGAGCATGTTATGTAGCTCCTGTGGTATTATGTGACTTGTGCGTCGGAAAAAAGATCAAGTCGGTTACCCTTTTGATCAATCCGAATGTTCCAAAATCGCACCTTCTTTACGATAAAGTCAGTTGTCTCCCATATGTGACAAAATTCCAAAAGAATACTGCCAACGGCCATTTCAAAGTTCGGACTCGTATTGGAGAAGTTTTGGATCATTGGTTTATAATTGTTGATAAACTACAGAAGTACCCACCGCCAGCTAGAGACGTTAATATCACTACTTGGATAAGCGATAAATCAACATTGGCCCATCCTACACCACATCTGTACAAGCCTATTGCTGGAGTAATTGGGAATGACTTGTGGGCTACTATTCAACGAGGTCCACCGCGGTGCTTTTATAGATGTCCTTCCATGACAGCCCAAGAATCATCTTTTGGTATCACGCTTAAAGGCAACTTCTTTCGATACATTGGCCCTGGACCTGAACCTGTTTTTTTGTGA